The following proteins are co-located in the Maridesulfovibrio sp. genome:
- the caiC gene encoding crotonobetaine/carnitine-CoA ligase, producing the protein MDIVGDKNLGQVWEDLAETFGAKTALVFEDAHGETAEFSYRELNGEITRTASLFLGLGIEKGDRVAVQLNNSPEFLFCWFGLAKIGAVMVPVNVHYLHCECAHILEKCAPKAFVIEEQFLTTQKELQDEYDISIPHVLVARVNPEREIQGALNFNKLLAEQPVSLDKEIAVSSEDIAEIIFTSGTTSNPKGAVITHYNLCFAGRYTSWQVGIREEDRYLTMMSACHIDFQCTAALPAFMSGATFIMLEKYSARKFWRQVCLHRATLTECIPLMIRTLQLQPERSWEKNHCLRDVLFYLNLSDDEKDAFVKRFNVRLFTSYGLTETVVGIIGDRPGDERRWPSIGRTGFGYDVRIIDGEGNELPAGDIGEIVIKGEPGKTLFNGYYGDTEATAASFTADGWFKTGDKGYTDEDGYFYFVDRKLNLIKRSGENIASTEIENMLVDHPLITDAAVVGVPDPICDEAVKAYVIVKDGESLTAGEILDYCAERIAKFKVPSIIEIRESFPRTCSGKVCKGALRAENI; encoded by the coding sequence GTGGATATTGTTGGGGATAAAAATCTAGGTCAGGTTTGGGAAGATCTGGCCGAGACGTTCGGTGCCAAGACCGCTTTGGTTTTTGAAGATGCGCATGGTGAAACCGCTGAGTTCAGCTACCGCGAACTCAATGGCGAAATCACTCGGACTGCATCCTTGTTTTTGGGTTTAGGCATTGAAAAGGGGGACCGTGTTGCGGTCCAGCTCAACAATAGTCCGGAGTTTTTGTTCTGCTGGTTCGGCCTTGCCAAAATCGGCGCGGTCATGGTGCCGGTCAACGTTCATTATTTACATTGCGAATGTGCGCATATTCTTGAGAAGTGTGCGCCGAAAGCGTTTGTCATCGAAGAGCAGTTCCTCACTACTCAAAAGGAACTGCAGGATGAATATGATATTTCCATTCCTCACGTATTGGTTGCCCGTGTTAATCCTGAACGTGAGATTCAGGGGGCATTAAATTTCAATAAGCTTCTCGCTGAGCAGCCGGTCTCTCTGGATAAAGAGATAGCCGTGAGCAGTGAAGATATCGCAGAGATTATTTTTACTTCAGGTACAACTTCGAATCCGAAAGGGGCGGTAATCACCCATTACAATCTCTGTTTTGCCGGACGTTATACTTCGTGGCAGGTGGGTATCCGTGAAGAAGACAGATACCTGACCATGATGTCCGCCTGTCATATCGATTTTCAATGTACAGCCGCTTTGCCTGCTTTCATGTCCGGCGCGACTTTCATCATGCTTGAGAAATACAGTGCCAGAAAATTCTGGCGTCAGGTCTGCCTGCACCGTGCGACACTGACAGAATGCATCCCGCTTATGATCCGTACTCTGCAATTACAGCCGGAGCGTTCATGGGAGAAGAATCATTGTCTTCGGGACGTTCTTTTCTACCTTAACCTTTCCGATGATGAAAAGGATGCATTCGTTAAACGTTTCAACGTCAGGCTCTTCACTTCATATGGTCTGACCGAAACTGTGGTCGGCATTATTGGTGACCGTCCCGGTGACGAGCGCAGGTGGCCTTCAATCGGCCGGACCGGTTTTGGGTATGACGTAAGGATCATTGACGGTGAAGGCAATGAGTTGCCGGCTGGAGATATCGGGGAGATCGTCATTAAGGGCGAGCCCGGAAAGACTCTTTTCAACGGATACTACGGCGATACTGAAGCAACTGCAGCATCTTTTACAGCTGATGGATGGTTTAAGACCGGGGATAAAGGCTACACGGATGAGGATGGATATTTTTACTTTGTTGATCGCAAGTTGAACCTGATTAAGCGTTCCGGTGAGAACATTGCCAGCACCGAAATTGAAAACATGTTGGTGGACCATCCTTTAATTACTGATGCGGCGGTAGTAGGCGTTCCTGATCCTATCTGCGATGAGGCTGTAAAGGCGTACGTCATCGTTAAGGATGGGGAGTCACTTACTGCCGGTGAAATTCTTGATTATTGTGCGGAACGCATTGCCAAATTTAAAGTTCCTTCAATTATCGAGATCAGGGAGTCCTTTCC